A stretch of the Halomonas sp. BDJS001 genome encodes the following:
- a CDS encoding TRAP transporter large permease — protein MSPDVWMILAFAGLLIAGVPVAFSLALSGAVGIVLGLSPDMLATMGTNTYNSIAKYPLIAIPLFILTGLIFERSGVALRLVRFAQALIGPRHGGLALVAVLVCMIMGGMSGSGPADAAAVAMVMLPSMTKAGYPKPFSATLIAASASTAILIPPSVALILYSIVVPGVDLRALFAAGLFPGILAGLALLVPAMLVSKRYGWEGGTPVEGAERLSIRTTFKQAIPALFAPVLILGGLRSGLFTPTEAAVVAVAYGAIVGLFLTRELSLRDLWELLGEAAIISGVVMLIIALAGIFAWAGTMLGTFRHLAEWIISLTDNGVLLLVLVMLAVLVAGMLLDAISIYLIMMPILIPVMQHFEWNPVWFGILLAMNIAIGQFTPPVAVNLMVTTEVAKIRLEQTLGWALLFVVAMGCALALVALFPAIALWLPSVLGYNV, from the coding sequence ATGAGTCCTGATGTGTGGATGATTCTGGCCTTTGCAGGTTTGCTGATAGCGGGGGTGCCGGTGGCGTTTTCGCTGGCGCTCTCCGGGGCCGTTGGCATTGTGCTGGGGTTGTCGCCGGATATGCTCGCGACGATGGGCACCAATACCTATAACAGTATTGCCAAGTACCCGCTTATTGCGATTCCTCTGTTTATCTTAACGGGGCTTATTTTTGAACGCTCCGGTGTGGCGCTGCGCTTGGTGCGCTTTGCCCAGGCGTTGATTGGCCCACGCCATGGTGGTTTGGCGCTGGTCGCAGTGCTGGTATGCATGATTATGGGCGGCATGAGCGGCTCAGGCCCTGCCGATGCGGCAGCGGTGGCGATGGTGATGCTGCCGAGTATGACCAAAGCGGGCTACCCCAAGCCGTTTTCCGCCACGCTGATTGCCGCCTCTGCCTCGACGGCGATTCTTATCCCGCCTTCAGTAGCGCTTATTCTCTACTCAATCGTGGTGCCGGGCGTCGATTTGCGCGCACTGTTCGCGGCAGGGTTATTTCCCGGCATTCTGGCCGGGCTGGCGCTGCTGGTGCCCGCTATGCTCGTTTCCAAACGCTACGGTTGGGAGGGCGGCACACCGGTAGAGGGCGCCGAACGGCTCAGCATACGCACTACGTTTAAGCAGGCGATACCGGCGCTGTTTGCCCCGGTGTTGATTTTGGGTGGTTTGCGTTCGGGCCTGTTTACCCCTACCGAAGCAGCGGTGGTAGCCGTTGCCTATGGCGCGATTGTCGGACTGTTTTTGACCCGCGAGCTGTCGCTGCGTGATTTATGGGAACTGTTGGGTGAGGCAGCGATTATCTCCGGCGTAGTGATGCTGATTATCGCCCTGGCCGGTATCTTTGCCTGGGCGGGCACCATGCTAGGTACGTTCCGCCATTTGGCGGAGTGGATTATTAGTCTGACCGATAACGGCGTTTTGCTGCTAGTCCTGGTAATGCTCGCGGTGCTGGTGGCTGGGATGCTGCTGGATGCGATCTCGATCTATCTGATCATGATGCCAATTTTGATCCCCGTCATGCAGCACTTTGAGTGGAACCCGGTGTGGTTTGGCATTCTATTGGCAATGAATATCGCCATTGGTCAGTTTACCCCGCCGGTGGCGGTGAATTTGATGGTGACCACCGAAGTGGCCAAAATTCGCTTGGAGCAAACTCTCGGCTGGGCGCTGCTGTTTGTGGTCGCGATGGGGTGCGCTCTGGCACTGGTGGCGCTTTTTCCTGCTATTGCGCTGTGGCTACCCAGCGTGTTGGGCTACAACGTTTGA
- a CDS encoding TRAP transporter small permease codes for MKGFPDARPERWLGALALIIISLISLGNVITRYLTGGSFSFTEEFSVFLLVVLTFAGASVALRRNRHIRIGFLERALPPKYRSALILFQALCGLTVLGLITWYGGKLAWQEYQWASLSPGLGLPQWWYLVWLPVLSVAMVWRLVQQTGDRLSGRLTDES; via the coding sequence ATGAAAGGCTTTCCTGATGCGCGCCCTGAGCGCTGGCTGGGTGCGCTGGCATTAATCATTATCTCTTTGATTAGTCTTGGTAATGTGATTACGCGTTACCTAACCGGCGGCTCTTTTTCATTTACCGAAGAGTTTTCTGTATTTTTGCTGGTCGTGCTGACCTTTGCCGGTGCCTCGGTGGCGCTGAGGCGTAACCGCCATATTCGCATTGGCTTTCTGGAACGGGCGCTGCCCCCCAAATACCGTTCCGCATTGATCCTTTTTCAAGCGCTTTGCGGTCTCACTGTGCTGGGCTTGATTACCTGGTATGGCGGCAAGCTGGCGTGGCAAGAGTATCAGTGGGCGTCGCTGTCACCAGGGCTTGGCTTGCCTCAGTGGTGGTATCTAGTCTGGCTGCCTGTGCTTTCTGTGGCCATGGTGTGGCGCTTGGTTCAGCAAACCGGTGACCGTTTGTCGGGGAGGCTCACCGATGAGTCCTGA
- a CDS encoding DctP family TRAP transporter solute-binding subunit — translation MTLTRSIAHFTAGLAGAALLSASLSAQARELSVSTVLSDAFPWGQAAEKWAELVEERSGGELTLRVYPNSQLVSGDQTREFSAMRSGLIDAAVGSTINWSPQVPELNLFSLPFFIPDEAAVDAVTGGEAGELVFEAIESRGVIPLAWGENGFRQVSNSRGPISQPDDLDGLKIRVVGSPLFQDTFSALGADPTQMSWTDAQPALTTGAVDGQENPLSVFDVARIDQVGQEHLTLWNYMNDPLIFAVNQQVWQTLSEEQQTLLRETAVEAGEWEIAMTREEEGERLAAIQERGVTVTELSDEQYQAFVDATQSVYEKWAPRIGEEVVEAAQAAIDAR, via the coding sequence ATGACGCTGACACGCTCAATAGCTCACTTCACCGCTGGCTTGGCCGGTGCGGCACTGCTTTCCGCCTCCCTTTCTGCCCAGGCACGCGAACTTTCGGTTTCCACCGTTCTGTCTGACGCTTTCCCCTGGGGGCAGGCGGCGGAGAAGTGGGCAGAACTGGTGGAAGAACGCAGTGGCGGTGAATTAACGCTGCGGGTGTATCCAAATTCACAACTGGTTTCCGGCGATCAAACCCGTGAATTCTCTGCCATGCGTTCTGGGTTAATCGACGCGGCGGTGGGCTCGACCATTAACTGGTCGCCTCAGGTGCCGGAACTTAACTTGTTCTCTTTACCCTTCTTCATTCCCGATGAAGCCGCCGTCGATGCGGTTACCGGTGGTGAAGCAGGGGAGTTGGTGTTTGAGGCAATCGAGTCCCGTGGCGTTATTCCGTTAGCTTGGGGGGAAAACGGTTTCCGCCAGGTTTCCAATTCTCGCGGGCCGATTAGCCAGCCAGACGACTTGGACGGCCTGAAAATCCGCGTTGTTGGCTCGCCACTTTTCCAGGATACCTTCTCGGCATTGGGCGCCGACCCCACCCAAATGAGCTGGACGGATGCTCAGCCCGCGCTGACCACCGGCGCAGTAGATGGCCAGGAAAATCCGCTTTCGGTATTTGACGTCGCGCGCATTGATCAGGTCGGTCAGGAGCATTTGACGCTGTGGAACTACATGAATGACCCGCTGATTTTTGCGGTCAATCAGCAGGTCTGGCAAACGTTGAGCGAAGAGCAGCAAACTCTGCTGCGTGAAACCGCGGTAGAAGCGGGTGAGTGGGAAATCGCCATGACCCGCGAAGAAGAGGGCGAGCGTCTTGCGGCAATTCAAGAGCGCGGTGTCACAGTGACCGAGCTTTCCGATGAGCAGTACCAGGCGTTTGTCGATGCCACTCAGTCTGTTTACGAAAAATGGGCGCCGCGGATTGGCGAAGAAGTGGTAGAGGCTGCACAAGCCGCTATCGACGCGCGCTAA
- a CDS encoding LacI family DNA-binding transcriptional regulator codes for MTNIRKVAELAGVSVATVSRTLKSPDIVSPTTREKVLRAVDQAGYKPNLMAVQFRSQRTYNLVVLVPTIANTFFARVISGIQEAAQERGYGVLLCNTLGNEAMETQYASLVSTRQADGVIQLRAFNPFSENAFPAGSPLPMINACEVLDDAPCPTVKLDNRSAAREVTEHLIALGHRRIGMIKGPRRSPLTRDRQQGYQDALSAAGIPLDERLLCPGDFTPLSGYQAAETLIALAERPSAIFCESDEMAIGAMSRIKEAGLRVPEDISVAGFDDIAFASYSDPPLTTIAQPAETFGREAVAMLIEVLEGRQVNNLMLPYSLVSRKSTAACRP; via the coding sequence ATGACCAATATACGTAAGGTCGCCGAATTGGCGGGCGTGTCGGTGGCGACAGTATCACGGACGTTAAAGTCGCCGGATATCGTCTCGCCCACCACCCGGGAAAAAGTGCTGAGGGCCGTTGATCAAGCGGGCTACAAACCGAATTTGATGGCCGTGCAGTTTCGCTCCCAGCGCACTTATAATCTGGTGGTTTTAGTACCCACTATCGCAAATACCTTCTTTGCGCGGGTAATCAGCGGTATTCAGGAAGCGGCCCAGGAGCGCGGCTACGGCGTTCTGCTGTGTAATACGCTGGGTAATGAAGCGATGGAAACCCAATACGCCAGCTTAGTCAGTACGCGCCAGGCGGATGGCGTGATCCAACTGCGTGCTTTCAATCCTTTTTCTGAAAATGCCTTTCCCGCTGGGTCTCCATTGCCAATGATCAATGCCTGCGAAGTGCTGGATGATGCGCCGTGTCCCACCGTTAAACTGGATAACCGCTCGGCGGCACGTGAGGTCACTGAGCACTTGATCGCCCTGGGGCATCGGCGAATAGGCATGATAAAGGGCCCTCGGCGCAGCCCCTTGACCCGTGACCGCCAACAAGGCTACCAGGATGCATTGAGCGCGGCGGGCATTCCGTTAGATGAGAGACTGCTTTGTCCTGGCGATTTCACGCCACTTTCTGGCTATCAGGCGGCTGAAACGCTTATCGCTTTAGCGGAGCGCCCCTCCGCGATCTTTTGTGAAAGCGATGAAATGGCAATAGGTGCCATGAGCCGTATCAAGGAAGCGGGACTACGCGTTCCGGAGGACATTTCGGTGGCGGGTTTCGACGATATCGCGTTTGCTTCCTATAGCGACCCGCCGCTAACCACGATTGCTCAACCGGCGGAAACCTTCGGGCGCGAAGCCGTTGCGATGTTGATCGAGGTGCTGGAAGGGCGGCAGGTTAATAATCTGATGTTGCCTTACTCTCTGGTATCCAGAAAAAGCACAGCGGCATGCCGACCTTAG
- a CDS encoding Gfo/Idh/MocA family protein has protein sequence MPRPTPPRIRLGMIGGGQGAFIGQVHRLAARLDDTCELVCGAFSRSADNNQLTGEACHLAEERVYADWQQLLEGEQQLPAEQRMQLLVIATPNHLHVPIAEAAMQAGFHVFCEKPAAVSLQEAQRLAERWHTSGCLYGLAHTYLGYPMVWQAREMVSEGQIGSIRKIHVEYPQGWLGERLEQQGNKQAAWRTDPSLAGISGCMADIGTHAFGLAEFISGHRVSELCASLSSHADGRQLDDDGDVLLRTDQGASGTLIASQVCSGEENALKIRIYGDQGALEWHQMEPNSLLYRPLQAPMRTLRAGIDQPDLFPSAMQRLRLPGGHPEGYLEALGNLYRDFAQAIHQGKQGDVEGVPGMASGLRGMAFIEAVTTSAKSEQKWTPLPATQLPGA, from the coding sequence ATGCCGCGACCCACTCCACCCCGTATCCGCTTAGGCATGATCGGCGGCGGCCAAGGGGCGTTTATCGGCCAGGTTCACCGCTTAGCCGCCCGCCTCGATGATACTTGCGAGCTAGTATGTGGTGCCTTTAGCCGCTCGGCGGATAATAACCAGTTGACCGGCGAAGCGTGCCACCTAGCCGAAGAGCGTGTGTACGCCGACTGGCAGCAGTTACTCGAAGGCGAGCAGCAACTTCCCGCCGAACAACGCATGCAGTTATTGGTGATCGCCACGCCTAATCATCTTCACGTGCCAATCGCGGAAGCGGCCATGCAGGCAGGCTTTCATGTGTTCTGCGAAAAGCCGGCGGCAGTATCGCTCCAAGAAGCGCAGCGCTTAGCAGAAAGGTGGCATACCAGCGGCTGCCTGTATGGCTTGGCGCATACCTACTTAGGCTACCCCATGGTATGGCAAGCCCGGGAAATGGTCAGCGAGGGCCAAATAGGTAGCATTCGCAAAATTCATGTGGAGTATCCCCAGGGCTGGCTAGGCGAGCGTCTAGAACAGCAGGGTAATAAGCAGGCCGCGTGGCGCACCGACCCTTCGCTCGCAGGTATCAGCGGCTGCATGGCCGACATTGGCACCCACGCGTTTGGCCTCGCTGAGTTTATCTCCGGGCATCGTGTTAGCGAACTATGCGCCTCGCTTTCCAGCCACGCCGACGGTCGCCAACTGGACGATGATGGCGATGTACTGCTGCGCACCGACCAAGGCGCCAGCGGAACCCTCATTGCCAGCCAGGTCTGCAGCGGGGAAGAAAACGCACTCAAAATTCGCATTTACGGTGATCAAGGGGCGCTGGAGTGGCACCAAATGGAGCCCAACAGCCTGCTCTACCGTCCGCTTCAAGCACCGATGCGCACCCTCCGTGCTGGCATCGACCAACCCGACCTTTTCCCCAGCGCAATGCAGCGCTTGCGCCTACCCGGCGGCCACCCCGAGGGGTATCTGGAAGCACTCGGCAACCTTTACCGCGACTTCGCCCAGGCGATTCATCAAGGCAAGCAAGGCGATGTTGAGGGTGTTCCCGGCATGGCCTCCGGGCTTCGTGGCATGGCGTTTATTGAGGCCGTCACCACCAGCGCCAAAAGCGAACAGAAATGGACGCCGCTGCCCGCTACTCAGCTACCAGGAGCCTAA
- a CDS encoding sugar phosphate isomerase/epimerase family protein, with translation MPNTPPSIRGPAIFLAQFIGDEAPFDSLDGIARWAAEQSYQAIQLPTVDSRFIDLRKAAESQTYCDELNARCEKAGVVISELSTHLQGQLVAVHPACDDLFDDFAPAELHGKPQERTEWAIEQLKLAAKASQRLGLTAHATFSGALLWPFVYPWPQRPEGLVEEGFNELARRWRPILEAFDEAGVDLCFEIHPGEDLHDGASFERFLAAVDNHPRAKILYDPSHLLLQQLDYLEFIDRYHERIGMFHVKDAEFNPNGRSGVYGGYQGWVERPGRFRSLGDGQIDFSGIFSRLTQYGFDGWAVLEWECCIKDAAQGAAEGAPFIEAHLIQPAGRAFDDFAGVTANPSRNRRILGLPPHR, from the coding sequence ATGCCCAACACCCCCCCAAGCATCCGCGGGCCCGCCATTTTTCTGGCCCAATTTATCGGCGATGAAGCGCCTTTTGACAGCCTCGACGGTATCGCTCGCTGGGCGGCCGAACAGAGCTATCAGGCTATTCAGCTACCCACTGTTGATAGCCGTTTTATCGACCTGCGCAAGGCCGCTGAAAGCCAAACGTACTGCGATGAGCTCAACGCCCGCTGCGAAAAAGCCGGCGTTGTGATCAGCGAACTCTCTACCCACTTACAGGGCCAACTGGTCGCCGTGCATCCCGCTTGCGACGACTTATTCGATGATTTCGCGCCTGCAGAGTTACACGGCAAGCCTCAGGAGCGTACCGAATGGGCCATTGAGCAGCTAAAACTGGCTGCCAAAGCAAGCCAACGGCTGGGGTTAACCGCCCATGCTACGTTTTCCGGCGCGCTGCTTTGGCCCTTTGTTTACCCCTGGCCCCAGCGTCCCGAGGGGCTAGTCGAAGAAGGTTTTAATGAGCTGGCCCGCCGGTGGCGGCCGATCCTGGAGGCCTTTGACGAAGCTGGCGTTGACCTGTGCTTTGAAATTCACCCTGGCGAGGATCTTCACGACGGTGCGTCCTTCGAGCGGTTCCTGGCGGCGGTGGACAACCATCCGCGGGCGAAAATTCTTTATGACCCCAGCCACTTACTGCTGCAGCAGTTGGATTATCTGGAATTTATCGACCGCTACCACGAGCGTATCGGCATGTTCCACGTTAAAGACGCTGAATTTAACCCCAATGGCCGCAGCGGCGTTTATGGCGGTTACCAGGGCTGGGTAGAGCGCCCCGGCCGTTTCCGTTCATTAGGCGATGGGCAGATCGATTTCAGCGGGATTTTTAGTCGCCTGACGCAGTACGGATTTGATGGCTGGGCGGTGCTTGAGTGGGAGTGCTGCATTAAAGACGCCGCCCAGGGTGCTGCAGAGGGTGCGCCTTTTATCGAGGCCCATTTGATTCAACCCGCAGGTCGCGCCTTTGACGATTTCGCCGGTGTCACCGCCAACCCTTCACGCAACCGCCGAATTCTTGGCCTTCCGCCACACCGCTAA
- a CDS encoding nucleoside permease, with product MAMIRTRLSIMMFLQFFIWGGWFVTLGTFLANNLNASGGQIGMAFSTQSWGAIIAPFIIGLIADRYLNAERILAVLHLAGAALMYGLYMANDFSTFYPLVLVYMIIYMPTLALVNSVSFRQMSDPGQEFAKIRVWGTIGWIIAGLGISYLFAWDSSQGIADGMLRNTFLMCAIASLALGLYSFSLPATPPKADGPVGLKEVLGLDALALLKDRNYAIFFIASILICIPLAFYYQNANPFLAEIGVTNPTGKMTLGQVSEVLFMLLLPVFIHRFGIKKTLLIGMLAWALRYALFAFGNADEMVFMLLIGIALHGVCYDFFFVTGQIYTDARAGEKFKSSAQGMITLATYGVGMLIGFWVAGQITDHFSANGAHDWQGIWMFPAVFAIAVLALFFLTFKDDKSVAAKPNV from the coding sequence ATGGCTATGATACGCACACGACTCAGCATCATGATGTTTTTGCAGTTCTTTATCTGGGGCGGCTGGTTTGTCACCCTGGGCACCTTCCTGGCCAACAACCTCAACGCCAGCGGTGGCCAGATTGGCATGGCGTTCTCTACCCAATCCTGGGGTGCCATTATTGCCCCTTTCATTATTGGCTTGATCGCTGACCGTTATCTTAATGCTGAACGCATTCTCGCGGTGCTGCATTTAGCAGGTGCAGCGCTGATGTACGGCCTCTATATGGCCAACGATTTCAGCACGTTTTACCCGCTGGTACTGGTGTACATGATTATCTACATGCCGACACTGGCGCTGGTCAACTCGGTCTCCTTCCGCCAAATGAGCGACCCAGGCCAGGAGTTTGCCAAAATCCGCGTATGGGGAACCATTGGCTGGATTATCGCGGGTCTGGGGATCAGCTACTTATTCGCCTGGGACTCATCCCAAGGCATCGCCGACGGCATGCTGCGTAACACCTTCTTGATGTGCGCCATCGCGTCATTAGCCCTTGGCCTATATAGCTTTAGCCTTCCCGCGACGCCGCCTAAAGCAGACGGCCCGGTGGGCTTAAAAGAAGTGCTAGGGCTGGATGCGTTGGCTCTGCTAAAAGACCGCAACTACGCCATCTTCTTTATCGCCTCTATTCTGATTTGTATTCCGTTAGCGTTTTATTATCAAAACGCCAACCCCTTTCTCGCCGAGATCGGCGTGACCAATCCAACCGGTAAAATGACCCTGGGCCAGGTATCAGAAGTGCTGTTTATGCTACTGCTGCCGGTGTTTATTCACCGCTTTGGAATCAAAAAGACCTTATTGATCGGCATGCTGGCCTGGGCGCTACGCTACGCGCTGTTTGCGTTCGGTAACGCCGATGAGATGGTGTTTATGCTCCTGATCGGTATTGCCCTGCATGGGGTGTGCTACGACTTCTTCTTCGTGACAGGCCAAATCTACACCGATGCCCGTGCGGGGGAGAAATTCAAAAGCTCCGCCCAGGGCATGATCACGCTGGCCACTTACGGGGTAGGCATGCTGATAGGCTTCTGGGTCGCAGGTCAAATTACCGACCACTTCTCCGCTAACGGCGCCCACGACTGGCAGGGCATCTGGATGTTCCCAGCGGTGTTTGCTATCGCGGTACTGGCGCTGTTCTTCCTCACTTTTAAAGACGATAAAAGTGTAGCGGCGAAGCCTAACGTGTAA
- a CDS encoding type II toxin-antitoxin system RelE/ParE family toxin: MKLVYTNEAIEDLQRLREFIAIHNPSAAGMIASELVGKIDLLPDFPNIGTPVEMAPDSVRDMVFGKYVIRYSVHTSVIIILRVWHELEGER, from the coding sequence GTGAAACTGGTTTACACGAATGAAGCCATTGAAGATTTGCAGCGCCTTAGAGAGTTCATCGCCATCCATAATCCCTCTGCAGCCGGCATGATAGCGTCAGAGCTGGTCGGTAAAATCGACTTACTGCCAGACTTCCCCAACATTGGAACGCCGGTTGAAATGGCACCGGATTCGGTTCGTGACATGGTCTTTGGTAAATACGTTATTCGCTATTCAGTGCATACGAGCGTCATCATTATTCTGCGTGTATGGCATGAACTGGAAGGTGAGCGTTAG
- a CDS encoding CopG family ribbon-helix-helix protein, producing MGVTTVRLQADVEQHLEAIASRLHRSKGWVINQALSEYIEKQQLEQERWRQTLEAMESAAQGKVVDSSEVHRWLNSWGTENEQDAPRSDR from the coding sequence ATGGGTGTCACTACAGTTCGTCTTCAGGCGGATGTTGAACAGCACCTGGAAGCTATCGCGAGCAGGCTCCACCGGAGCAAAGGCTGGGTAATCAACCAGGCATTATCGGAATACATCGAGAAGCAACAGCTTGAGCAAGAGCGCTGGAGACAAACGCTGGAGGCAATGGAGTCTGCCGCACAGGGGAAGGTGGTTGATAGCAGCGAGGTTCATCGTTGGCTCAATAGCTGGGGAACCGAAAATGAGCAGGATGCGCCGAGGTCGGATAGGTGA
- a CDS encoding DUF1080 domain-containing protein — protein MIKNQRTHKLKPSFYAQTLCLLACGSLLAFDSAAQEGASNETLTPEEQSAKTEVWEPVPASVAVPDDGVPSDAIVLFDGTDLDAWEGEEGGPAEWHVDDGAMTVNRGAGGIRTSQDFCDVQLYLEWRSPEDIEGMEGQDRGNSGVFLQERYEVQVLDSYDNPTYPNGQAASIYKQHIPLVNASRPPGEWQSYNILYTAPRFDDGGALESPAYITVLHNGVVVQHHAEVQGTTEWIGEPNYDEAHGCAPIYLQDHDADVSFRNIWVREL, from the coding sequence ATGATCAAAAATCAACGTACGCACAAACTTAAGCCTTCCTTCTATGCTCAGACGCTTTGCCTATTGGCCTGCGGCAGTTTGTTGGCATTCGATAGCGCAGCTCAGGAGGGCGCATCGAATGAGACACTGACACCCGAGGAGCAATCCGCCAAAACCGAAGTATGGGAGCCAGTGCCCGCAAGCGTTGCAGTGCCTGACGATGGTGTTCCCTCCGATGCCATCGTGCTATTCGATGGCACCGACTTAGACGCCTGGGAGGGCGAAGAGGGTGGGCCAGCCGAGTGGCACGTGGATGACGGCGCCATGACGGTAAATCGCGGTGCGGGAGGCATTCGCACAAGCCAGGATTTCTGCGATGTGCAGCTCTACCTGGAGTGGCGCTCCCCTGAGGATATTGAAGGTATGGAGGGCCAAGATCGGGGCAATAGCGGCGTCTTTCTGCAGGAACGCTATGAAGTCCAAGTGCTGGACTCCTACGACAACCCGACCTATCCCAACGGCCAGGCGGCATCCATCTATAAACAGCATATTCCACTCGTCAACGCATCGCGCCCGCCGGGGGAGTGGCAGAGTTACAACATCCTCTACACCGCGCCGCGTTTTGATGATGGAGGCGCCCTTGAATCGCCTGCCTATATCACCGTTCTGCATAACGGTGTCGTGGTTCAGCACCATGCTGAAGTGCAAGGCACCACCGAATGGATTGGAGAACCCAACTACGACGAAGCCCACGGCTGCGCACCCATTTACCTGCAAGATCACGATGCGGACGTTAGCTTTCGCAATATATGGGTAAGAGAGCTATAG
- a CDS encoding gluconate 2-dehydrogenase subunit 3 family protein gives MNRRELLKMIALTTGTAMIGGKSLFAFSDAGQSDHPFSSQDVERLDELAETILPRTDTPGAKDAGVGEFMAVFVSDCYTPSEREVFYFGLAQLEARSRAAYQRDFMALSGEQRLELITELDREAMVHAQQQALKQPTPAEALTIETQTAQNQTAEAQASQEQADREEALPHYFTMMKQLTLFGFFTSEVGATEVLRYEAVPGRYDGCAPYNGEPAWAT, from the coding sequence ATGAACCGTCGCGAGCTACTAAAAATGATCGCGCTGACGACCGGTACAGCGATGATTGGAGGAAAATCCCTATTTGCCTTTAGCGATGCTGGCCAGTCGGATCACCCCTTTAGCAGCCAGGATGTAGAGCGACTGGACGAGCTTGCCGAAACCATTCTGCCTAGAACCGATACCCCAGGTGCTAAAGACGCGGGCGTCGGGGAGTTTATGGCCGTGTTCGTTAGCGACTGCTACACGCCCTCAGAGAGAGAGGTGTTCTATTTTGGTTTAGCGCAGCTTGAGGCGCGCAGCCGGGCGGCTTACCAACGTGATTTTATGGCGTTAAGTGGCGAACAGCGATTAGAGCTCATTACCGAGTTGGACCGCGAAGCGATGGTGCACGCCCAGCAGCAGGCCCTCAAACAGCCAACCCCCGCTGAAGCATTGACGATAGAAACCCAGACCGCTCAAAACCAAACGGCAGAGGCCCAAGCATCCCAGGAGCAAGCGGATCGCGAGGAAGCGCTGCCACACTACTTCACCATGATGAAGCAGCTAACGCTGTTTGGCTTCTTCACCTCAGAAGTCGGCGCGACGGAAGTCCTACGCTACGAAGCGGTGCCAGGCCGCTATGACGGCTGCGCGCCTTATAACGGCGAGCCTGCCTGGGCAACCTAA